The Kordia sp. SMS9 genome window below encodes:
- the atpE gene encoding ATP synthase F0 subunit C, translating to MIGSIAALGAGLAVLGVGLGIGKVGGQAMEAMARQPEAAGKIQTAMIIAAVFIEGAGMFGIVVSLLGLR from the coding sequence ATGATTGGTAGTATCGCAGCATTAGGAGCTGGACTTGCAGTATTAGGAGTAGGTCTTGGTATCGGAAAAGTTGGTGGACAAGCAATGGAAGCTATGGCTAGACAACCAGAAGCAGCAGGTAAAATACAAACAGCAATGATTATTGCTGCCGTATTTATCGAAGGTGCAGGAATGTTTGGTATCGTAGTATCATTGTTAGGTCTTAGATAA
- a CDS encoding F0F1 ATP synthase subunit B, with the protein MDLITPAIGLVFWVAIAFLALVVILRTAAWKPILGAVKDREDSIKNALEAAENARKEMQNLHADNEKLLKEARAEREAMLKDAREIKDKMIADAKGEAQVQANKMIAQAQESIRSEKQAALAELKNQVANISVEIAEKVVRGELADKKKQLSLVDKMLGDVTLN; encoded by the coding sequence ATGGATTTAATTACACCTGCAATTGGATTGGTATTTTGGGTAGCAATTGCTTTCTTAGCATTAGTAGTAATTCTAAGAACAGCGGCTTGGAAGCCAATCTTAGGCGCTGTAAAAGATAGAGAAGACTCTATCAAAAACGCTTTAGAAGCAGCAGAAAATGCAAGAAAAGAAATGCAAAATTTGCACGCTGATAACGAAAAGCTATTAAAAGAAGCTCGTGCAGAAAGAGAAGCGATGTTGAAAGACGCCCGTGAGATCAAAGACAAAATGATCGCTGATGCGAAAGGAGAAGCACAAGTGCAAGCAAACAAAATGATTGCACAAGCGCAAGAAAGTATCCGTAGCGAAAAACAAGCCGCATTAGCAGAATTGAAAAACCAAGTAGCCAACATTTCTGTGGAAATCGCAGAAAAAGTGGTGCGAGGCGAATTAGCAGATAAAAAGAAGCAATTATCTTTAGTAGATAAAATGCTTGGAGACGTTACATTAAATTAA
- the atpH gene encoding ATP synthase F1 subunit delta, with the protein MAGSRAAIRYAKAVLALAQDQKAGETVATDMDSIVKTAANSKDLRMMLKSPIVNLEDKKAALHEIFAKVHTISEGLIDVLIANKRVDLLEDVATQYGILHDALQGKEKAVVTTAVPLTDALREKVLQKVKDLTGNQVTIENKIDESIIGGFILRVGDLQYNASIANQLNTLKRTFSQN; encoded by the coding sequence ATGGCAGGATCTAGAGCAGCAATACGCTATGCAAAAGCAGTTTTGGCATTGGCACAAGATCAAAAGGCAGGAGAAACGGTAGCAACTGATATGGACAGCATCGTAAAAACAGCTGCAAACAGCAAAGACTTACGAATGATGTTAAAAAGTCCGATTGTAAATCTGGAGGATAAAAAAGCTGCGTTACATGAAATTTTTGCAAAAGTTCATACGATCTCTGAAGGACTAATCGATGTTCTTATTGCAAATAAGCGTGTTGATTTATTAGAAGATGTAGCAACACAATATGGAATCTTACACGATGCGTTACAAGGAAAAGAAAAAGCAGTCGTTACCACTGCAGTTCCGCTAACAGACGCGTTAAGAGAAAAGGTATTACAAAAAGTAAAAGACCTTACAGGAAACCAAGTAACAATAGAAAACAAAATCGACGAAAGTATTATCGGTGGATTTATTTTACGTGTGGGCGATTTGCAATACAATGCAAGCATCGCAAACCAGTTAAATACACTCAAACGAACTTTCTCTCAAAATTAA
- the atpA gene encoding F0F1 ATP synthase subunit alpha, giving the protein MAEVKAAEVSAILKKQLSGFEATASLDEVGTVLQVGDGIARVYGLANAQYGELVEFATGMEGIVLNLEEDNVGVVLLGPSRGISEGATVKRTQRIASINVGEEVVGRVVDTLGNPIDGKGPIGGKLYEMPLERKAPGVIFRQPVDEPMQTGIKSIDAMIPVGRGQRELVIGDRQTGKTTVCIDTILNQKEFYDAGEPVFCIYVAIGQKASTVAAIAKTLEEKGALAYTVIVAANASDPAPMQVYAPFAGAAIGEYFRDTGRPALIVYDDLSKQAVAYREVSLLLRRPPGREAYPGDVFYLHSRLLERAAKVIADDDIAKNMNDLPDSLKPLVKGGGSLTALPIIETQAGDVSAYIPTNVISITDGQIFLDGDLFNSGVRPAINVGISVSRVGGSAQIKSMKKVAGTLKLDQAQFRELEAFAKFGSDLDAVTLNVINKGKRNVEILKQAQNDPYTVEDQVAIIYAGSKNLLRDVPVNKVKEFERDFIEFLNAKHRDILDTLKAGKLTDEVTDTLTRVCKEMSAKYN; this is encoded by the coding sequence ATGGCAGAAGTTAAAGCTGCTGAGGTATCAGCAATATTAAAAAAACAACTTTCAGGATTTGAAGCAACTGCTTCACTTGACGAAGTTGGAACTGTACTACAAGTAGGTGATGGTATCGCTCGTGTGTATGGATTGGCTAACGCTCAATACGGAGAATTAGTAGAATTCGCAACAGGCATGGAAGGTATCGTATTGAACCTTGAAGAAGACAATGTTGGTGTAGTATTATTAGGACCTTCAAGAGGAATTAGTGAAGGTGCTACGGTAAAACGTACACAACGTATTGCTTCTATTAATGTAGGAGAAGAAGTTGTAGGACGTGTAGTTGATACTTTAGGAAATCCAATTGATGGTAAAGGGCCAATCGGAGGGAAATTGTATGAAATGCCTTTGGAGCGTAAAGCACCAGGTGTAATTTTCCGTCAACCCGTAGATGAGCCAATGCAAACTGGGATCAAGTCCATCGACGCCATGATTCCTGTAGGTAGAGGTCAACGTGAGTTGGTCATTGGTGACCGTCAAACAGGTAAAACCACCGTTTGTATTGATACAATTCTAAACCAAAAAGAATTCTATGATGCTGGTGAACCTGTATTTTGTATTTATGTAGCTATTGGACAAAAAGCGTCAACAGTTGCAGCAATTGCAAAAACATTAGAAGAAAAAGGAGCATTAGCATATACAGTTATTGTAGCAGCTAACGCATCAGATCCTGCACCAATGCAGGTATATGCACCATTCGCTGGAGCAGCTATCGGAGAATATTTCCGTGATACAGGTCGTCCTGCATTAATCGTGTATGATGATTTATCAAAACAAGCGGTTGCATACCGTGAGGTATCGTTATTATTACGTCGTCCTCCAGGACGTGAGGCGTATCCAGGTGACGTTTTCTACCTTCACTCTCGTTTATTAGAGCGTGCGGCAAAAGTAATTGCCGATGATGATATCGCTAAAAACATGAACGACTTACCAGATTCTTTAAAGCCACTTGTAAAAGGTGGTGGATCGTTAACAGCATTACCAATCATTGAAACACAAGCAGGAGATGTATCTGCCTATATTCCAACAAACGTAATTTCGATTACGGATGGACAGATATTCTTAGATGGTGATTTATTTAACTCTGGTGTTCGTCCAGCAATTAACGTAGGTATTTCAGTATCTCGTGTAGGTGGTTCGGCGCAAATTAAATCCATGAAAAAAGTAGCAGGTACGTTAAAACTAGATCAAGCGCAGTTCCGTGAATTAGAAGCGTTCGCAAAATTTGGTTCTGACTTAGATGCGGTTACTTTAAACGTAATTAACAAAGGTAAACGTAACGTTGAGATCTTAAAGCAAGCGCAAAACGATCCGTATACAGTAGAAGATCAGGTTGCAATCATTTATGCTGGATCTAAAAACTTATTAAGAGATGTTCCTGTAAATAAAGTAAAAGAATTTGAAAGAGATTTCATTGAATTCTTAAACGCAAAACACAGAGACATTCTTGATACATTAAAAGCAGGAAAACTAACAGACGAAGTTACAGATACGTTAACGCGTGTTTGTAAAGAGATGTCTGCGAAATACAATTAG
- the atpG gene encoding ATP synthase F1 subunit gamma gives MANLKEIRNRITSVKSTMQITSAMKMVSAAKLKKAQDAITAMRPYANKLTELLQSLSATLDADSGSKFADQREVNKVLIVAITSNRGLCGAFNSNIIKQSNHLINNTYAGKQVDVLTIGKKGNDILSKTNTIIENRSDVFDALTFDNVAEIAEKLMELFENGSYDKIEIVYNKFKNAATQIVMTEQFLPIVPMESEENVQLDYIFEPSKEEIVEGLIPKSLKTQLYKGIRDSFASEHGARMTAMHKATDNAAELRDSLTLTYNKARQAAITNEILEIVGGAEALNN, from the coding sequence ATGGCAAACTTAAAAGAAATACGTAATAGAATTACTTCTGTAAAATCAACAATGCAGATAACGAGTGCTATGAAAATGGTATCCGCTGCAAAGTTGAAAAAAGCACAAGACGCCATCACAGCGATGCGTCCGTATGCTAACAAACTTACAGAATTACTACAAAGTTTAAGCGCAACCTTAGATGCAGATAGCGGAAGCAAATTTGCAGACCAACGTGAAGTAAACAAAGTATTAATAGTAGCTATTACATCTAACAGAGGATTGTGTGGAGCGTTTAACTCAAACATCATCAAACAATCCAACCATTTAATCAACAATACCTACGCTGGAAAGCAAGTAGATGTATTGACGATTGGTAAAAAAGGAAACGATATCCTATCTAAAACAAACACGATCATTGAAAATCGTAGCGATGTTTTTGATGCGTTAACCTTTGATAATGTAGCTGAAATTGCTGAAAAATTAATGGAATTGTTTGAAAACGGATCGTATGATAAAATCGAGATCGTTTACAACAAATTCAAAAATGCAGCGACACAAATCGTCATGACGGAACAATTTTTACCAATTGTCCCAATGGAATCAGAAGAAAACGTTCAATTAGATTATATTTTTGAGCCATCAAAAGAAGAAATCGTTGAAGGATTGATTCCGAAGTCGTTAAAAACACAGTTATACAAAGGAATCAGAGACTCTTTTGCAAGTGAACACGGAGCGCGTATGACAGCGATGCACAAAGCAACCGACAACGCTGCAGAATTGAGAGATTCCTTAACATTGACCTACAACAAAGCACGTCAGGCAGCCATTACAAACGAAATCTTAGAAATCGTTGGTGGAGCGGAAGCGCTGAATAACTAA
- a CDS encoding AraC family transcriptional regulator gives MNTFLNAQTENDSLAKYSYEELHALIDSTKYDKQELSKLYTEEYLKRAKLDGNEIKISRGYFYLTYYYYDKNILLGLKYADSIIDTCKDCRHNKYPALGYYFKGYFYSLDGLTNTLALNNFLKALKVLSKNRNVELELDTRNAIISIQGNWSANEETLDFIKEDLEFLITNKENIQDFKIKYLYALGNLCKGYIKNKKYNESLKISKQGIQESLIFKDTLESYDFTSLAGQTQYYLGNYQAAIDSSLKVLPHLIKIDDRDLVMEYYYLAKSYNKLKQPEKAQFHFLKTDSIYQATKDIFPEMRNVYEHIIEYYKSKNDVENQIKYYDRLIETDKIIDSTYTYVTETVNKKFDTPQAIAERARLLEEAQAKENSWKYRFGAISGILLIILGILIAAFRRQKYYKKRFENLMNVEQPQNTPKKSAEALEARKTQTKEIDVPQEIVENILTQLQKFEASQKFTKQISLADLAKKLKTNPKYLSKVINGHYEKNFSSYMNELRIEYVISKLKTDSKFRNYTIKAIGKEAGFGNTESFSKAFHKITGIKPSYFINQLQKRLESKD, from the coding sequence TTGAATACCTTTTTAAACGCACAAACCGAAAATGATTCTTTGGCGAAGTATAGTTATGAGGAGTTACATGCGCTAATTGATAGTACAAAATATGATAAACAAGAATTGTCAAAATTATATACAGAAGAATATTTAAAACGAGCTAAACTAGATGGAAATGAGATAAAAATATCTAGAGGGTATTTTTATTTGACATATTATTATTATGATAAAAATATTCTTTTAGGATTGAAATACGCAGATAGTATTATAGATACATGTAAAGACTGTAGGCATAATAAATATCCAGCTCTAGGTTACTACTTCAAAGGATATTTTTATAGTTTGGATGGACTTACTAATACTTTAGCTTTAAATAACTTTTTAAAAGCATTAAAAGTTTTAAGTAAAAATAGAAATGTTGAGTTAGAGCTTGATACTAGAAATGCAATAATAAGTATACAAGGAAATTGGTCAGCGAATGAGGAAACCCTTGATTTTATTAAAGAAGATTTGGAATTTTTAATTACCAATAAAGAAAACATTCAAGATTTTAAAATAAAGTATTTGTATGCTTTAGGAAATCTATGTAAAGGATATATAAAAAATAAAAAGTATAATGAAAGTTTGAAAATTTCTAAACAAGGAATTCAAGAAAGTTTAATCTTCAAAGACACTCTAGAGTCTTATGATTTTACTTCTTTAGCAGGACAAACTCAATATTATTTAGGAAATTATCAGGCAGCTATAGATAGCTCTTTAAAAGTATTACCTCATTTAATTAAAATTGATGACAGAGATTTAGTAATGGAATACTATTACTTAGCCAAAAGCTACAACAAACTCAAGCAACCAGAAAAGGCACAATTTCATTTCTTAAAAACAGATTCCATTTACCAAGCTACCAAAGACATTTTCCCAGAAATGCGAAATGTGTATGAACATATCATCGAGTATTACAAAAGCAAAAATGATGTTGAAAATCAAATCAAATATTATGATCGATTAATAGAAACGGATAAAATTATTGATTCAACGTATACATACGTAACAGAAACTGTCAACAAAAAATTCGACACACCACAAGCCATTGCAGAACGCGCACGTTTGCTAGAAGAAGCGCAAGCCAAAGAAAACTCTTGGAAATATCGTTTTGGAGCTATTAGTGGAATTTTGTTAATCATTCTCGGTATTTTAATCGCAGCATTTCGTCGTCAAAAATACTATAAAAAACGTTTCGAGAATTTGATGAATGTAGAACAGCCTCAGAATACTCCAAAAAAGAGCGCTGAGGCTCTCGAAGCGCGGAAAACACAAACCAAAGAAATCGACGTTCCACAAGAAATCGTGGAAAACATTCTAACTCAATTGCAAAAGTTTGAAGCTTCTCAAAAATTCACCAAACAAATTTCTTTAGCAGACTTAGCAAAAAAGCTAAAAACCAATCCAAAATACTTATCAAAAGTCATCAACGGACATTACGAAAAAAACTTCAGTTCGTATATGAACGAATTGCGCATCGAATATGTCATTTCCAAACTAAAAACAGATTCTAAATTCAGAAACTACACCATCAAAGCCATTGGAAAAGAAGCAGGTTTTGGGAATACAGAATCGTTCTCCAAAGCATTTCATAAAATCACAGGAATCAAGCCTTCATACTTCATCAATCAATTACAAAAGCGCTTGGAAAGCAAAGACTAA
- a CDS encoding alpha/beta fold hydrolase — protein MNIFRKLIVLFAVFVSYTMQSQETAFQVKVTGKGNPILLFPGFSCTGDVWNETVKELSKTNECHIFTFAGFGNVPAIESPWLETIKNEVQKYVARKNLEKPTIIGHSMGGSLALWLASENPETYKQLIIVDGLASIGALMIPDFSPEKVSYDNPFAKQQLEMDATAFNKMATQMAAGMTLTKEKQPTLVSWMEQADRKTYVNGYIDLMKLDLRENIKSIQIPVTIMASVSFYPKPQVEKLYTEQYQKLTNKNMLYVENSAHFIMFDQAEWFLKEVKKLIRL, from the coding sequence ATGAATATCTTTAGAAAATTAATCGTTTTATTCGCCGTTTTTGTGAGTTACACAATGCAATCACAAGAAACCGCATTTCAAGTAAAAGTCACAGGAAAAGGAAATCCAATCTTACTATTTCCTGGTTTTAGTTGTACAGGCGACGTTTGGAACGAAACCGTAAAAGAACTTTCCAAAACGAATGAATGTCACATATTTACCTTTGCAGGATTCGGAAACGTTCCCGCAATAGAATCTCCATGGTTGGAAACCATTAAAAATGAGGTCCAAAAATATGTCGCTCGTAAAAACTTAGAAAAACCAACCATCATCGGACATAGTATGGGCGGATCGTTGGCACTGTGGTTAGCTTCCGAAAATCCAGAAACCTACAAACAATTAATCATCGTAGACGGACTGGCAAGTATTGGCGCACTTATGATTCCTGACTTTTCACCAGAAAAAGTAAGCTATGACAATCCGTTTGCCAAACAACAATTGGAAATGGACGCCACAGCATTCAACAAAATGGCAACACAAATGGCAGCAGGAATGACCTTGACCAAAGAAAAACAACCTACATTAGTTTCTTGGATGGAACAAGCCGATCGAAAAACCTATGTGAACGGGTATATTGACCTTATGAAGTTAGACTTACGAGAAAACATCAAAAGTATTCAAATTCCGGTAACAATTATGGCGTCTGTGAGCTTCTACCCAAAACCACAAGTAGAAAAACTATACACAGAACAATATCAAAAACTAACAAATAAAAACATGCTATACGTTGAAAATTCGGCGCACTTTATTATGTTTGATCAAGCGGAATGGTTTCTGAAAGAAGTTAAAAAGTTAATTCGTTTATAG
- a CDS encoding RNA polymerase sigma factor, translating to MNPQTNNFKNIYQDHYEKVYRLCLGYVNGDETLAKDLAQEAFIKVWEHLEQFKQKSSIGTWIYRITVNTCLLFIRKNKKGSYSLPEIQQDDTNVVEEEKVRQTRLQQMYACIQQLKQTERIVILLVLEGIPQKEIADITGHSHQNIRVMVHRIKEKLTKCVTHGI from the coding sequence GTGAATCCACAAACCAACAACTTCAAAAATATATACCAAGATCATTATGAAAAGGTCTACAGACTCTGTCTAGGATACGTCAATGGTGACGAAACGTTGGCGAAAGACTTAGCACAGGAAGCGTTTATTAAAGTTTGGGAACATTTGGAGCAATTCAAACAAAAATCGAGCATTGGCACTTGGATCTATCGTATTACCGTAAATACCTGTTTGCTATTCATTCGAAAAAACAAAAAAGGAAGCTACAGTTTGCCCGAAATACAACAAGACGACACCAATGTAGTGGAAGAAGAAAAAGTGCGTCAAACGCGTTTACAACAAATGTACGCGTGTATTCAGCAACTCAAACAAACCGAACGAATTGTCATCTTACTGGTTTTAGAAGGCATACCACAAAAAGAAATTGCGGACATCACAGGACATTCACACCAAAACATTCGTGTGATGGTACACAGAATCAAAGAAAAACTCACAAAATGTGTCACTCATGGAATTTAA
- a CDS encoding oligosaccharide flippase family protein, producing MSALQKFFKDTIIYGIAAILPRAINIGLVGLHTDVFGPERYGVNTEYYVYAAYLNALLTYGMETAFFRFFSKEQEKGKIISTSFISLLATTVIFLIVGLTFAPEIAQTFGFEKVMYVKILVWTVFLDTIVVIPFAYLRVTNRPIRFAGIKIANILFLAVLNVLFLWAIPNGILSKEILPDVLNFYVKDTPEVIYIFLANVFASFFTLLLLLPNILKIKWTFDRKILQKLLIYGSPIMIGSLAYVTNENIDKLFLGDIIGKTEMGKYAACYKLGVFMTLYITAFRLGAEPFFFNHAKEKNAKNNYATILKWFTILGAIFMLVVVAYIDLFASILIQQKQYLDALAIVPIILLANLCLGIYNNLSIWYKLTDKTRYGMYISIFGAIVTILFNIIMIDKIGFMASAWATLVAYGSMMIISYVLGQKHYKVPYNVKQIIGYIVLAAVLSAIAFYDGIRGNYIMATVLVLVFLTVIYIVERKELKRLLRKGS from the coding sequence TTGAGCGCACTACAAAAGTTCTTCAAAGACACCATTATCTACGGAATTGCAGCAATTCTGCCACGAGCCATCAATATTGGCTTGGTAGGTTTACATACCGATGTTTTTGGACCAGAACGGTATGGTGTCAACACAGAATATTATGTATACGCAGCCTACCTAAATGCCTTGCTCACGTACGGAATGGAAACCGCCTTCTTTCGCTTCTTCAGTAAAGAACAAGAAAAAGGGAAAATCATTTCTACGTCGTTTATCAGCTTATTAGCTACAACGGTGATCTTTTTGATAGTAGGATTGACGTTTGCACCTGAAATAGCACAAACGTTTGGTTTTGAAAAAGTAATGTATGTCAAAATTCTAGTGTGGACAGTATTTTTAGACACGATTGTCGTCATTCCATTTGCCTATTTGCGGGTCACCAACAGACCGATTCGCTTTGCAGGAATCAAAATTGCCAACATTCTATTTTTAGCAGTGCTAAATGTACTGTTCTTATGGGCAATTCCAAATGGAATCTTATCCAAAGAAATCCTGCCTGATGTGCTCAATTTCTATGTAAAAGATACGCCAGAAGTCATCTATATATTTTTAGCGAATGTCTTTGCAAGTTTCTTCACACTCCTATTATTACTACCGAATATCCTAAAAATAAAATGGACGTTTGATAGGAAAATATTGCAAAAACTACTCATTTATGGTTCGCCCATCATGATTGGAAGTTTGGCGTATGTAACCAACGAAAACATTGACAAACTCTTCTTAGGCGACATCATCGGGAAAACAGAAATGGGGAAATACGCAGCTTGTTACAAACTCGGCGTATTCATGACGTTGTACATAACGGCATTTCGTTTGGGTGCCGAACCGTTCTTTTTCAATCACGCGAAAGAAAAAAATGCCAAAAACAACTATGCAACGATTCTCAAATGGTTTACAATTTTGGGAGCAATTTTTATGTTGGTTGTGGTGGCATATATTGATCTCTTTGCCAGTATCTTAATTCAACAAAAACAATACTTAGATGCGTTGGCAATTGTTCCAATCATCCTGTTGGCAAACCTCTGTTTAGGAATTTACAACAACCTATCAATATGGTACAAACTTACCGACAAAACTCGGTACGGCATGTATATCTCTATTTTTGGTGCGATTGTGACGATTCTGTTCAACATTATTATGATTGACAAAATAGGATTCATGGCATCTGCGTGGGCAACTTTGGTCGCGTACGGAAGCATGATGATCATTTCGTATGTATTGGGACAAAAACATTACAAAGTACCGTACAATGTCAAGCAAATAATCGGTTATATTGTCTTAGCGGCTGTACTGTCAGCAATAGCATTCTATGATGGAATTCGTGGAAACTATATCATGGCAACTGTATTAGTTTTAGTATTTTTGACAGTGATTTACATAGTTGAACGAAAAGAATTAAAACGCTTATTGCGGAAAGGCTCATAG
- the dut gene encoding dUTP diphosphatase, whose translation MTINIINKSQHALPHYETLASAGMDLRANLTESVTLQPMDRAIIKTGLFIELPIGYEAQVRPRSGLAAKKGITVLNAPGTIDADYRGEIGVILVNLSKESFTIENGERIAQIVIAQHERAEWQEVSELSETDRGAGGFGSTGTK comes from the coding sequence ATGACCATAAACATCATCAACAAATCTCAGCACGCATTGCCGCATTATGAAACGCTGGCTTCCGCCGGAATGGACTTACGTGCAAACCTTACGGAATCTGTAACCTTACAACCAATGGACAGAGCCATTATCAAAACAGGTTTGTTTATAGAATTACCCATTGGATACGAAGCACAAGTTCGCCCACGAAGCGGTTTAGCCGCCAAAAAAGGAATCACTGTACTCAATGCGCCTGGAACGATTGATGCAGATTATAGAGGTGAAATTGGCGTAATTCTGGTCAATCTATCCAAAGAAAGCTTCACTATTGAAAACGGAGAACGCATTGCACAAATAGTCATCGCACAACACGAACGCGCCGAATGGCAAGAAGTATCCGAACTCTCAGAAACCGACAGAGGCGCAGGCGGATTTGGAAGCACAGGAACGAAGTAG